The following coding sequences are from one Triticum dicoccoides isolate Atlit2015 ecotype Zavitan chromosome 4A, WEW_v2.0, whole genome shotgun sequence window:
- the LOC119285624 gene encoding uroporphyrinogen decarboxylase-like yields the protein MATACPPLSLPSTSLLRKTTRAGPARQPLPSVRCSAVGEAVAEAAVAGTAEEPLLVSAIKGKKVERPPVWLMRQAGRYMKSYQNLCEKYPLFRERSENVDLVVEISLQPWKVFKPDGVILFSDILTPLPGMNIPFDIVKGKGPVIYDPLRTAAAVNEVREFVPEEWVPYVGHALNLLRGEVKNEAAVLGFVGAPFTLASYCVEGGSSKNFSKIKRMAFAEPAILHNLLQKFTTSMASYIKYQADNGAQAVQIFDSWATELSPVDFEEFSLPYLKQIVDSVKETHPDLPLILYASGSGGLLERLPLTGVDVVSLDWTVDMAEGRKRLGSNIAVQGNVDPGVLFGSKEFITKRIYDTVQKAGSEGHVLNLGHGIKVGTPEENVAHFFEVAKGIRY from the exons ATGGCGACCGCCTGCCCGCCCCTCTCGCTGCCGTCCACTTCCCTCCTCCGCAAGACAACCCGCGCCGGCCCCGCCCGCCAGCCGCTCCCCTCCGTCCGCTGCAGCGCCGTCGGAG AGGCTGTCGCGGAGGCGGCTGTGGCCGGGACGGCGGAGGAACCGCTGCTGGTGAGCGCAATCAAGGGGAAGAAGGTGGAGAGGCCGCCTGTCTGGCTCATGAGGCAGGCCGGGAGGTACATGAAG AGCTATCAAAATCTCTGCGAGAAATATCCTTTGTTCCGTGAAAGATCAGAAAATGTTGACCTTGTTGTTGAGATCTCTCTGCAGCCATGGAAGGTTTTCAAGCCTGATGGA GTTATCTTGTTCTCAGATATCCTTACTCCACTTCCTGGGATGAATATACCTTTTGACATTGTGAAAGGAAAAGGTCCAGTGATATATGATCCCTTAAGAACAGCAGCGGCTGTGAACGAAGTCAGGGAATTCGTTCCAGAGGAGTGGGTCCCTTATGTAGGACATGCTTTAAATTTGCTGCGAGGAGAG GTTAAGAATGAAGCTGCTGTGCTTGGTTTTGTTGGAGCCCCCTTTACCTTGGCATCTTATTGCGTGGAGGGAGGTTCATccaagaatttctcgaagattaagAGAATGGCCTTCGCAGAACCAGCG ATTCTACATAATTTGCTACAGAAGTTTACAACTTCCATGGCTAGCTACATTAAATACCAAGCTGACAATGGCGCCCAGGCTGTCCAAATTTTTGACTCGTGGGCTACAGAACTCAGTCCAGTTGATTTTGAGGAATTCAGCTTGCCATATCTTAAGCAAATCGTGGATTCTGTTAAGGAAACACATCCTGACTTACCTCTGATATTATATGCAAGCGGATCTGGTGGATTGCTGGAAAGGCTTCCGTTGACAGGTGTTGATGTTGTTAGTTTGGACTGGACGGTTGATATGGCCGAGGGTAGGAAACGATTGGGATCCAACATAGCAGTTCAAGGAAATGTGGACCCTGGTGTTCTTTTTGGATCCAAAGAGTTCATAACCAAGCGGATTTACGACACCGTGCAGAAGGCTGGTAGTGAAGGACATGTGTTGAACCTTGGTCATGGCATTAAGGTGGGGACTCCCGAGGAAAATGTTGCCCATTTCTTTGAGGTCGCAAAGGGGATCAGATACTGA